The Cuculus canorus isolate bCucCan1 chromosome 5, bCucCan1.pri, whole genome shotgun sequence DNA segment TCTGACCCCATCCTTTTGACATCTGCCCTCTAGCTATTTGTAAGTGTTGGTAAGATAACAGGTATTACTATGTAAGAATTTAAATAAGAGAGCAACAGGGTCAGAGAACTAGATACCTCTTCTAAGCATCTTATAAATGAACCGCTTATCACTAATCTTAATTATAGTTGTTACATTGAGGAAAAAGATTAGCAGATGTCActtcatttttcacagctgcagaTGGCCTAAGATGTTGAATACATTTAATGATGACACAAGCAATTCCTTTAGTTTGCTGTCCACATGCCTTTCTTGTCTCCTGCAGGAAAGCCTAAGTATAGAACAGTAGTTAATGTAAGACATTCGCATTAGGAATAGGTGCATCCATGCTTATCTTGCCAAGAACTGTACTCAGTACAGCTCCTACTTCACTGTTTTGAGTGTGCAGTACATACTAACCGAATTGTTAATGCAAGTGCTGATACACTCAAATCctctgcattttcaaagcagttgATGGAACCAAGTACCTAAGTAACAGATGGCTTTCAGTCATAGCTCAGTACTACTTATTTAAGTGACAACAGTCATAGTTACACcaaataaactgattttttgaaaattatttactaaaataaacaagtacattttccttttcagtataAGTTACATAATTGCATACATTTTTAGCTCTTTCTGGGTTCTTTTGGTAATAAGGCAGCAGTAGACTGATGGCTAAAACTTCCAGCATTGTTCTGTACACAAGGAGTCAGTGCAAGGATACTATATTTTCCAGCAATATACATTTTTACTgaataaaatgaagatgaaCCTAATTTTTTATATAGCTCAAGCAGAAGTGGACTGTAGTGCAATTCCTGCTTATGGGAAGAGAAAGCCTGTACattaaaataggaataaaagaTGTTCAAACCATAAATTATTTACTGGAAGCAGTTAATAAAACACTTAACTTAGTCACAACTCTTTGTGCTTCATAAAAGCTTTATACAGGTTAAACTAAAATCTCATCTGTACAAGTTCTCTGTAGAATAGTGCTTACTGCAACACATTCCAGATCTGCTTTGGTGGTAGAACTTCCATGTGccatcatggaaaaaaatgtttcctaaagAAACATTCCTTATCAACAGCCAGCTTCCTGAGAAAAGGAACGAGCAACTAcgccttccctttctctgtggAAGTACAAGCCCTATCAAAGGAGAACACATACTGCGTCAAAAGCTATAGTGGCACAAAAATCAAAACTGGTCCCTGGGCATGTTTATCAGTTCAATACCCATGTTCTCTACTTCAAGTTTATTCAATGTGGCCTTAACAGACCGTATCAGACTACTAGAGGAGGAGTACTGTGATCATCTCCTTCATCATCCTTGGTTTAAGTTAGTGAAGCGTGTGCTTTAGTCAGTAACTAACTCTTCTTACTGGGAACACAGGGTGAGAATAACGATCAGGCAAACTTCTTCTTTGTAGCTGTAAATCGTTCCATAtactacaaagaaaacaaaaaatctaagattcagaaattaatacaaaatGAATTACTATTGAAAGCAGCTAAGCTTCTGCTTTCAGGCTCAAATGCAGTCTGCATCTAAAGCATATTCTCATTTCCCAGATATGACCTTTAGAgctttagcttaaaaaaaaaaacacacacacaccaaaaaGACCCCCAATTTTATGCCATTTGCTGTAATTCAGATTAATGTTCTAGAAAGAAAGTTCTCACAGTGATCAACAGTCAAATCTCAACTGTTAAAGATGGACTAACGTTAAAGAGCTGAGTGCTGCATAATAAGAAGCAACCGTTATTTTTTGTGTCATTAGGAAGCCTTCAAAAGATGCTCATAAAAGAACACTGATCCTGAATCCTCTGAGGAAGTTAATCTTTGAGCAACTCTTGAAATTCTTTTCAGAGATTAGTTAAGAATCCAGTACCAGTGACAAGCAGCAGACTGCCTGTGCTTTCATTCACCAGCATAAAAGCTTAGTATTCTGAGGTACTGGGTAAGGACTTCAAGAGAAgcgtgtttaaaaaaaaaagaaaaataaaaaagaagaaaaaaaaagacacaaaccTTGTCATAACCCTCCAGTTCTCTGAGTTTCTTAATTTCAAAGAGGTTGCCTTCTACTGCAAGCAGTGAGATCTGGGAATCACTGAGGATACTCTGAGGAAGCATGCTGAGTTCTAGGCAGTTTTCTTCTAAACGCAAGACTTTGAGGCGTGGACAGTGGGAGATCTGCACTGAGATCTGGGAAATCTGGTACAAAtcaaaaaacagagagaaatgggATTAAAACATTAGTGATCCATGATTAATTCAAGTTATTTGTTTCAGACTAATACAGAACAATTGCTAGTGTTGTAAGTGTAAAGTACATTAAAACTATTTAACATTGtgtaagcaaaaataataatcatcaaAAATCTAAGTAACTTTTTTATTCCATGGTGACAGGCAACCTACCCATCTGTTCATCAGATTCCTACTCAAGAACTgttcaagtaattttttgtaTGAGTAAATTAAGGATTTGTTAGTTAGTCAAATCAGGCAGCTGGATGTATCAGTACATAAATTGTAGTATGATCCCTCATTTCTGTTGTGTCCAGATATCTTTTAGTTATAAAGTTTTGATGGTCTCAGCTTCTGTTCTGTGGATGTACTAAGTCCAAGTTAAACTATGTCCTAAATCTATCTGCCCATAATATCTCAGTAACCAGACCTGATTCTGATTCAAATTGAGTTCGATAGCCTGCAATTCTCCCACAGTGTCAGGCACGTTTTGGATCTGGTTTTTAGAAAGATCTACCACATCCAGGTGGCGAAGACCACAGAGTTGGGTAGGAACAGTCCGAAGCTGGTTTCCAGAAAGGCTCAGGGTTTTGAGAGCCGAAAGTTGTCCAAATGCAGTCGGTAGCTGCCTCAAGTGATTGCCATTTAAGTGTAGTGTTTCCAGTTTTTTCAGTTTACACAGCTCCTCCGGTAAAGCAGCTAGAAATAAATGACAGAACAAAGAGATGACCTAAACAAAAAGCAGTAAACATTCATATCCATTTAATTCAAATAAACTTCACATGGAGAATGGTGTTATGCTACAGTCATTTCTCACAGGATTCCTCTCCATTTTCCAATGAAGGCACGGATGCCTGCACAGAAACTTCATGCTTTTAACCATGTTCCATAAATATCTTACTAATAATCCGCAGACAAGACAGACGTTGCCTTTTTCACAGGCTGCAAATACTACTCTGAGATGATTTTAGACTATCAGTTATACTCTTTACTAACCACTTCGCCAACatattctatgatatttgaagTACAACATGGTAAGTTCTCAGATAATTCATATCTTATCATGCCAGCATGTAAGCCTCACCACGTAAGTTCTGCTGGTCTTCACTTGTCCTACATTCTACCTACATGTCTACAACCTGCAGCACTCCTTGAGTTGCACTACAGACTCAAGGAGGTttataaattacatttgtttttcaaaaaggcAGATACCATATTAAAAAGTTAGTTTCTTCATGTCATGCTAATTTTTCCATAAAGTTGGATGTTTGTCTACCTACCATTGAATGGGCAGCAATATTTTCTACAGATCATCTTCATTATCTGTCCTCTATGCAAGTACTAAATTATCTCACACTGTTAAACCTTCAGACAAGACACAGCACAGAAACGTTTTACGGTTCAAGTACTTACGTGTCATTGTAAAACTGATAATACAACTTAGATGGCAACTAGTTTTGAAGAATTtatgggtttggggtttttccctGTACATGAATTCCAAAGATTTCAGTTTAGGTGACTAAACTCCCCATTTACATCTCGTGAGTGTTAAATCATTACATTTAATTACTGATCAGAGAAGTCaggttattattttaaaaatctgtggaGATATTAATTAGTGGAGATATTAATTAGCGGGCATACtcagtttgttgttgtttagaaCAAGGctcttcaaaaaggaaaattttccaATGAGAGGTGGCAAGAGCTCTATTTTGTTGTTCGACAAGTCTATTGTCCTTAAGTTGCTTGTTAGCTTCTGCAGATCTTCAGGAAACtatgggggagaaaaaaagacaagcattCAAGTAGTTTGTATGACTTCAAACATTCAAGTTACACAGCTtaaatttttaactgaaatttgtATTGCTATTACAAACTGTTCTATATATCACAATGTCCAGTCGTTACACCGTACAAACAAGCTGGTGAATTTgcttaatacatattttttaattttctttttcctctgcagaaggaaaaagagatatAAAAGAGACAGTATAACATCTAGGAACAGCAGTTTTTAAGCCAAAGAGTTTAAAtcaaaaagggagaaggaagtaTGCCGTGACACAAGCTCATTTATGTTTTAATCCTCTTCTGTGTTTCCCTTAAATACGCCTgtcatttgaaaatattctacAGTTAGTTAACAACGCTATATTTTAGCAGAGTAGGATTGGgaaatttttctcttgctttcctttttaaataattacatgAGCCATTTTCCTTATTGTTATTAACATCCTCTACCACTTTAATCTGCAATTAGCACTgagctgaaaaaaggaaaaacccgACAATTACAATCAGTGAGCCCTGGTCAACAGACCTATGGCTTTGATTCTCCTTTGGTTTGgcagaataaaagagaagagagaaggcagGATGGAGGAAGAAGATACTTTAGAAAAGTCATAGAAAATTACTGCAGCATAGAGTTATTTTGGCTATCCTGTGAATTGTTAATTGACTTATGGTTCCAAgacattctgtattttctgcagtGGAGTCGGTGTCAAAACAATTTCTGGCACAATAAACTTCAAGATGCCTGCAGCCCTGTACAGACTATTCATATGACTACAGTTAAATACAACTTAAGTATCTAAATGTGACAAATTGTGGAGTAACTTTCCAGGTAATAACACGGTTATAAAAtttatgggttttttcccttcaagtTCACAGCcctcttttaaaaagcatactCGAACTAGTACTTCTTGAACATACACACAACACACTTTAAGGCATAAGCTCATAAGCATACATGTGCCCTGACAGATAAATCCTCAATCAGAAGAAGACAGTGCAAATAAAAAAGTGCtctgtaaaaaggaaaaaaaaaaatatccatcacTGTTTATGAGATGTACACATATGCAGCACATCATAACAAAGCCATGGGAATTTATCTCCAAAAGTGTCAGCCATGCACACAAGCAGCCACATTTCCACTGCAATTCCATTACCTCTGTAAGTCCTTTTCCTGTTAGCTGAAACACACcagttttctgtgctgtctCCAGGTGGGCTTTCAGTGCACTGTTTCCCATCCTAACAGTTCTCAGTCAAGCGTAGAGTTTAAGTGAGAGACAGTTTCTCTCAGTTGTTCCGCGCTAGAGAACTGCAATCCAAAGTCTgtgagaaaacaaatgtaaaaagtCATTTCCGTCCCCAACGCTACAAGCATTTCAACATTCCGAGtctatagcgaccttccagtacctgaaggggctacaagaaaactggggatgGACTGTTTACacaggcttgtagtgacaggactaggggcaatgcctataaactggagaggagcagacttagactagacataaggaggaggaatgtcttcactatgagagtggtgagacactggaaaaggttgcccagggaagctgtggctgccccatccctggaggtgttctaggccaggttggatggggccttgggcagcctgatctagtgggaggtgtccctgcccatggcaggggggttggaactggatgatctttaagctcctttcaaacccaaactattctatgggGATTCTATAATTCGAAGTGCAAGATCTCATTACTCTCCACGTTTCAGCCCTTTCAGAGCCCTGACGTGTAAGGAGATCTCCACAGAGACTGGCCGTGATTTCAGTGCCATCAGCCAGCCCCGGCCAACCCTGCAGCTGCCCCTGCTTTTTTTGGAAGCATTCGTTTCCCTGGGAGCCTCGACTCCCTCGCTGTGGTTCCGGATGTAGCCACACAACATCCACCTTTCGTAACTTCAGCAGGGTTTAATCCCCGGGACAATCGAGACCGGAGGAGAAGCCCAAGGATCAGCGTCAGGAGGCGGGGAACGGAGACAGCCAGCACGAGAGCCCCCGCGGGACCCCGGGCGAGGGCGAAGCCGGCCCGAACCCCTTGCGGGCCCCTCGGCCTCAGCCCCGCCTCACCAGGCCCATCGCTGCGGCCCAAcccacctgcagcagcagcagcgccgcAGCCCGGGAGCCCCACGTCCCGACCGCCCCCTGCAGCGGCTCCCCCGGAACCGGAAGAGCTTGTTGCTCGCGGCTAACATGGCGGCCGCTTCCGGCGCAAGCGGCGGGGTTCGGCCGAGGCGGTGTTTAGATGCGAACCATGGCGGCAAAGAGGGTGGTAGCGGCGCCGGGCAGCgctggggagaggagcagcCGGGGCAGCCCACGGCGGCGGCCGCCCTGCTGGCGCGGTGCGAGGTAAAGGGTCCGTTTTCCCTCCCCGCGCCTTCGGATGCGATGGGAGACCTGAGCCATGCTGCTGTCCGTGGAAGTGCTTCTTAGCTTTGAGAGGCGGAGGGATTGTTATTATGGgatctgcaggaaagctgggtaggggctctttatcagggattgcagggatcataggatcatagaatcaccaggtttgaaaagacctcttggatcgtcgagtccaaccctTCCTATCTGTCACTGAActgtgtccctgagcacctcgcctggccgtcttttaaatacctccatggatggggactcaaccacctccctgggcagcctctgccagtgcccaatgaccccttctgtgaaaaattttttcctgatatcctgtctgaaccttccctggtgcagcttgagaccattcccccttgtcccgtcccctgtcacttgggagaagaggccagtaccctcctctctacaatctcctttcaggtagttgtagagagcaataaggtctcctctcagcctcttctcaaggctagagggagggggaacagttttaagctgaaaataGAGAAGAGACGGTTACAAGGAGACCTTCTAGTCAtcttcagtacctgaaggggctatgaaaaagctggggacagactgTTTACAgaggcctgtagtgataggacgaggggcaatggctataagctggggaggggcagatttagactagacataaggagaaatttcttcactatgagggtggtgaggcactggcacaggttgcccagggaagttgtggatgcccagttcctggaggtgttcaaggcaaggttggatggggccttgggcagcctgatctagtgagaggtgtccctgcccatggcaggggttggaactgggtgatctttaaggtcccttccaacctgaaccattctatgattgtctcTTGTGTTTTTGGCTGCTGACAGCTTTCAGAGACTCACATaactgtttggttggaaaacacctttgaggtcatcaagtccaaccatacctgtccactactaaatcatatccttgagcacctcgtctgcccatcttaaaatacctccagggatggtgactcaaaaCACTTCCCAGGGTAGCCCCGGCTTGACAtcccttttgatgaagaaatttttcttgatgtctaatctgaacctctcgtgatgcaacttgaggccatttcctctcgtcctattactagttacctgggagaagagaccaacacccaccttgctgcACTGCAGTCTCCtttttcatgtagttgtagatagtcataaggtctcccctcagcctccttttctctaggctaaacaaccccagatccctcagcttcctctcaTAAggcttattctccagccccttcagcagcttcattgcctttctTGGGACACACTCCAGTGCTTCGGTGTCCTTttagtgaggagcccaaaactgaacccagtattcaaggtgtggtctcaccaatgctgagttCAGGGGAAGGAttacttccctggtcctgctggccacactgtttctgatacaggctaGAAtaccatttgccttcttggccacctgtgcGCACTAgtggctcatattcagctggctgtggatcaacacccctaggtccttctctgccaggcagctttccagccactcttccccaaacctgtagCATTGCATAAAGTTgtggcccaggtgcaggacctggcacttggcatTGTTTAACCTCGTACTGTGGGTTGCAGCCCATAGATCCAGTCCAGATCTCTCTGTATAGCTACTCTACCCTCAATCAGATCAACAGTTctgcccagcttagtgtcatctggAAACTACTGAGGGTACATTCCATCCCTTTaatccagatcattgataaagctGTTCCTTACTAGGAATAACCATACCTTCTGATGTGTCTTTTTCTGCAGTGGgaacataatatttttatgttctctAATGTGTTCCAGCAGCATATGAACCAGTATCTCTGAGAGTGCTCTCAATACTGCTGCTTATGAAATGTTTGTGCCTGTTCATTTTCTCCAAATAACACATCTATTTTATGAGTTGTTTAGCTGAAATTTGCTGCATTGCATAGCACAACAGATTAACAGTAATTTTAGACTATTAAAAGCCAATCTTGAGAATTTGCTTGATATGTTTACTTGATATGTTCTTGCTGCTGACTGCATTTTTGCCATCGTTTTCCTTTCACAGGAGACATTGGATTTAACCCATGGAAAAGCCCAGTGCTTTGTGAAATTCTCAGAGGTGGAAAGAATGGCAAACATTCAAGCTGAAATCAATGAGGTACAGCCTTTACTGTTGTCTTCATACACTCAGCACGTCAGTACTTGAAGATAATATATGTCAGCTGATGAGGTATCAGACTGCAGTGTGCTGTTGTTTCATGTTTTgagtctggttttttttaacagtttagTTGATTAACAATTGGCATTTTTCCCCCAGTGGACTGagttttcataaagaaaagaacaaaagtatgaaacagaagttttcaGTGTAACTGGAAGGATGCAAGAGTTTGCGTCTTTGACTAGAGCATTAAGTTgagttttctgaagaacaaacaAGTATTTGTAGTTGACTTACAACtcatgaaaatgtatttattagcAACCAGACCATTTTGTTGGTTAGCAATAGAGAACCTCTGTCATTTCTTATTGGCTGAAGTGGCTGTTGGCTTGATTTTTATGATGATGTTTCCTGAGCATTTGCTCACTGGTACAAAACCTGTGTTTATTACATTACACAATGTGCACTTCAGCTGGTACAAAGCCTTACTGCAAAGCAGGGTGACAAATTTATCCCTTACATTTTTGGAGAATGAgttaaacagcagcagcagcgtaCTGTATTGACTGGCAGGAGGAACAGTTTCCAGCTCCCAGTAAGGTGGCTAGTTAGCCTCCTTTGCTTGAAGGTTTCATGTACAAAGTACTCTCTCTGACAAATATTCAGTATCATGCTTTCACTGAAGCAGGTTTATTTTTGTCCTCAgtgataaagaaaagcaaagcaacacttctctgtgtgttttgagAGAGTGATACGTCATCCTTTTCTACGCTTTCCTCAGTGTTCTCTTGTCTAGCCAAAACAACCACAACTCCTTCATTCAGAGGAAGGTATCTGCTGGTTTATCATTGGAAAGAATTAAAGCTAGGAGGTGCACCTGAGAGAGCTTCTCCCACAGCTAAAAACCCCAACACAACAAAGCAGTCTTTGCCAGGAGGAAGAGACTTGGGGCTGTGAGACTATGAGCCTGCTTTCGAGAAGATCTAAGCTTCTGTGATTTAGGAATGAATTGCAGGCTCTGTCTTTTCGAGAAGACAGAATGAATCACTAAATTGTTTgggtttatattttaaatagttttttcttACTGACCGAAAAAGCCTCATCTAGTAGTAGAATCACTCAAGAGAGCCATTCTAACATGCTCTCATGCAAATGCTCACTTTTATACATGCAGTCGTGCCcatcctcctgcctcctccctttGTACTTCCTTCCCAATCTCCATACTTATCCACAATATCTGGATaagtatgtttaaaaatgtgttttcgTTTGGTGTTATTGTTTTAGatgaaactgaaaactgaaattctgcagttggagaaggaaacagcagaCATTGCTCACCCTTTTTGCTTAGGTAAGTGCAGTTGTGCCTTAGAAAAAAGAAGATTGTTAAATGATTTAATCAGCAGATTCATTTTTCATCTGAGTACGTGGCACTTCTATTGTTATTGCAGATGTTTCCACTGGATAGCTTGTTAGAGGTACCAAGTGTTTTATTCTCCCCTAAAGAATGCTTGCTTGAACTTGTACCCTCTGCTGTGTCAGTAGAAGCTCTGCATGTAACTTATTCTCTTAAAAAAGGGGAGTGTGTACGTGTACATGTGTGTGCTGTCAGTAGAGCATCAGTTCTGAGATGATCAGTAATatgattttcttcccttgtcCTGTGTGccactttgctgcttttccagtaACTCAGTGTATTTCTCCTGCATTTATATGTCCCTAAAATTACTTGGATTTTCATTTTAGTATTATGAGagcatatgtatttatttccttattctATCACACTTTTCCCAATGCAATTTGATGGGATGCTTAAAAACATTCTAGCTTGCTACTACCATTGGGCTAGTGAAGTATATTGTAATGCTTCAGTACTATGGTGTTGTTTAAGATGGTTTCATCTCTAAGACAGTTTACTTAAAACtataaataatgtaaaacatTTAACAAAGCTGTGTCTCTAAAAATTAGGTATATTTTCAAGGTGCATGCTGATGTTAAGTCCTATACAGTCCAACAAAAGTAATTCTGATTAATGATATCTTTCTTTAGTGTAAACTGTCCAGTGCAACAGATGAAACTTTTTCATCTATTGCAGagtctttttttcagagtaaataTTGCTCTTGTTTTAGCAAGATAATAGTCTCAACTTCGCCGTTTTATTTTATAGGTAAGAAATGTGAGATTTTGCAAGATATGAACAGGCATTTGGAAGCCgtactgaaagagaagagggcTCTTAGGAAGAGGTTGATAAAGCCCAGATGTCAAGACAGCCTGCCTATTGAGGCTACTTTCCACAGGTAGGCATATAGAGAATAATTGGTTTTTGCTTGCATGAGTCCAAATTGATTTGAACTAATAAGTGATAAAAACCATGTGCCTTCATTTACTTTTCCATTGAGAAGAATAGAAATAAGCAATGGTAGCAGAATCTCAGCTAAAAGCTAATAGTTTACTCATTGCTGCATTCATAGAAAAGTAGtgatacatatttttatgaatatttgCTTAAGTTTTTGGTCTCATCTTCTCAAGATCACATAATCATTTGTGAAGTATTGTTTTAAGCATGGTTAAATGCTTGATTTATTATGCTTCCCCATAGGCATGAATTGCTACTTTGGCATTTGATATCTTCCTTCTGCTGTCATTTGCTCTGAATAAGTGTGTGAATGATTCACAGACATGCATAGTACGTGTtataaaaatgtcattcttcTCCTGGTCTAAATATCTAGGCCAGTTACTGAAGAGGTACAAATTCACTTCTGTGAGAGTCATAAAAGATGTGTAATTGCAGAGAAATGTATTAGATGGTTAGGAACTTGCATAAAACTGCAGAAGAGGAGTAAGAAAACCcacaggggaaggaaagaagagcgCACACTCAGCAAGTTTCCCAATGACACCAGACTTTGTGGCGTGATTGGCACGCAGGAGGAAAGGGATactatccagagggaccttgagaggtgggcctgtgctaaccacatgaagttcagcaaggccaagtgcaagatcctgcagAGGAGGACCACGAAGGTGATTGGAAAGCTGAAGCACCTCCAGTATCTACAAGGCTccagagaccttat contains these protein-coding regions:
- the LRRC57 gene encoding leucine-rich repeat-containing protein 57 isoform X1 produces the protein MGNSALKAHLETAQKTGVFQLTGKGLTEFPEDLQKLTSNLRTIDLSNNKIELLPPLIGKFSFLKSLVLNNNKLTALPEELCKLKKLETLHLNGNHLRQLPTAFGQLSALKTLSLSGNQLRTVPTQLCGLRHLDVVDLSKNQIQNVPDTVGELQAIELNLNQNQISQISVQISHCPRLKVLRLEENCLELSMLPQSILSDSQISLLAVEGNLFEIKKLRELEGYDKYMERFTATKKKFA
- the HAUS2 gene encoding HAUS augmin-like complex subunit 2, translating into MAAASGASGGVRPRRCLDANHGGKEGGSGAGQRWGEEQPGQPTAAAALLARCEETLDLTHGKAQCFVKFSEVERMANIQAEINEMKLKTEILQLEKETADIAHPFCLGKKCEILQDMNRHLEAVLKEKRALRKRLIKPRCQDSLPIEATFHRYIVELLTDAVTFIEKLESYLQAVRSIPQVPNIVKDMDTALTRTEVLAMELEELAEQILKWREVQKEVYSDDICNTAELDFSLYLT
- the LRRC57 gene encoding leucine-rich repeat-containing protein 57 isoform X2, translating into MGNSALKAHLETAQKTGVFQLTGKGLTEFPEDLQKLTSNLRTIDLSNNKIELLPPLIGKFSFLKSLVLNNNKLTALPEELCKLKKLETLHLNGNHLRQLPTAFGQLSALKTLSLSGNQLRTVPTQLCGLRHLDVISQISVQISHCPRLKVLRLEENCLELSMLPQSILSDSQISLLAVEGNLFEIKKLRELEGYDKYMERFTATKKKFA